One window from the genome of Methanoculleus sp. 7T encodes:
- the ppsA gene encoding phosphoenolpyruvate synthase: protein MKQDATYIRWFSDIRNEDVGLVGGKNASLGEMYSELTPKGVKIPDGFAVTAGGYRHVLESAGILDDLKETLAGLDRNNVADLAERGKRARDLILSAGIPDDLWSEIKAAYDMLCDEYGPDADVAVRSSATAEDLPTVSFAGQQETYLNVRGYQALREAIVRCLASLFTDRAIAYRIDNHFDHFKVALSVGVMKMVRSDLAASGVIFTLDTDTGFRDVVLITGSYGLGEMIVQGAVNPDEFYVFKPTFRKGYRAIVRKNLGEKKVKLIYGHGGAKEVTRTVDVPEADRKRFCIADDDVLTLAGYALTIEDHYSTKAGKPVPMDIEWAKDGETGELFIVQARPETVQSQKAGDVLETYHLDERGAVLAVGKSIGDAIAAGKARVITDVSRLPDFRAGEVLVSDTTTPDWEPVMKTAAAIVTNRGGRTSHAAIVSRELGIPAVVGTGDATEKVPTGREVTVSCAEGEEGFVYSGTLPFHVEKIRLSDLRRPKTEVMMNLGNPDAAFGLAMVPNDGIGLARMEFIISSYIKVHPMALVHPERVTDESVRRSIAELIYGYPDGEEYFVERLAEGAGTIAAAFYPNPVVVRMSDFKTNEYASLLGGTYFEPKEANPMLGFRGASRYYDERYREGFRLECRAMKRVREEMGLANLIIMIPFCRRVEEAKRVIEELGKNGLRRGENGLQVYQMCEIPNNVVQIDAFSDYFDGFSIGSNDLTQLTLGIDRDSAVVGGAFDERDPGVKRMVAMAVEGCRRNGRHSGLCGEAPSTYPEFADFLVEQGIDSISVEPDAILKITLRVAEVEERLMGAKRMAPLPR from the coding sequence ATGAAGCAGGATGCGACCTACATCCGCTGGTTCTCCGATATCAGAAACGAGGACGTCGGCCTCGTCGGGGGGAAGAACGCATCCCTCGGCGAGATGTACAGCGAACTGACCCCGAAAGGCGTGAAGATCCCAGACGGGTTCGCCGTGACCGCCGGGGGTTACCGGCACGTCCTCGAGTCCGCGGGGATCCTCGACGACCTGAAGGAGACGCTTGCAGGCCTCGACCGGAACAACGTCGCCGATCTTGCAGAGCGGGGGAAACGGGCCCGTGATCTCATCCTTTCAGCCGGGATCCCCGACGACCTCTGGAGCGAGATCAAGGCTGCCTACGACATGCTCTGCGACGAGTACGGACCTGATGCCGATGTCGCCGTCCGGAGTTCCGCAACCGCCGAAGACCTCCCGACGGTCTCGTTTGCGGGCCAGCAGGAGACCTACCTGAACGTCCGCGGCTACCAAGCGCTGCGGGAGGCGATCGTCCGGTGCCTCGCCTCTCTCTTCACCGACCGGGCGATCGCCTACCGGATAGACAACCATTTCGACCACTTCAAGGTCGCCCTCTCGGTCGGGGTCATGAAGATGGTCCGTTCAGACCTGGCCGCAAGCGGGGTCATCTTCACGCTCGACACCGACACCGGCTTCCGGGACGTCGTCCTCATCACCGGGTCCTATGGGCTCGGCGAGATGATCGTTCAGGGCGCCGTCAACCCCGACGAGTTCTATGTCTTCAAACCGACATTCCGGAAGGGTTACCGTGCTATCGTCAGGAAGAACCTCGGCGAGAAGAAGGTGAAACTGATCTACGGCCACGGCGGGGCGAAAGAGGTCACCCGAACCGTCGATGTCCCGGAGGCCGACCGGAAGAGGTTCTGCATCGCCGACGACGATGTCCTGACGCTTGCCGGGTATGCGCTCACGATCGAGGACCACTACTCGACAAAGGCCGGCAAGCCGGTGCCGATGGATATCGAATGGGCAAAGGACGGCGAGACCGGAGAACTCTTCATCGTCCAGGCCCGGCCCGAGACGGTGCAGTCGCAGAAGGCGGGGGACGTCCTCGAGACCTACCACCTGGACGAACGCGGGGCGGTACTTGCCGTCGGAAAGAGCATCGGTGACGCGATCGCCGCCGGGAAGGCCAGGGTCATCACCGATGTCAGCCGTCTCCCCGACTTCAGGGCGGGGGAGGTCCTCGTCTCCGACACCACCACGCCCGACTGGGAGCCCGTGATGAAGACGGCCGCCGCCATCGTGACGAACCGGGGCGGGCGGACCTCCCACGCCGCGATCGTCAGCAGGGAGCTCGGCATCCCCGCGGTCGTCGGCACGGGCGACGCGACCGAGAAGGTCCCGACGGGCCGAGAGGTGACGGTCAGCTGTGCCGAGGGGGAGGAGGGGTTCGTCTACAGTGGCACCCTCCCGTTCCACGTCGAGAAGATCCGGCTCTCGGACCTGCGGCGGCCGAAGACCGAGGTGATGATGAACCTCGGAAACCCGGATGCGGCGTTTGGTCTTGCCATGGTCCCGAACGACGGTATCGGGCTCGCCCGGATGGAGTTCATCATCAGCAGTTACATCAAGGTCCACCCGATGGCGCTCGTCCACCCGGAGCGGGTCACAGACGAATCGGTCCGGAGATCAATCGCAGAACTCATCTACGGCTACCCGGACGGTGAGGAGTACTTCGTGGAGAGGCTCGCGGAAGGCGCCGGGACCATCGCCGCGGCGTTCTACCCGAACCCGGTGGTCGTCCGGATGAGCGACTTCAAGACCAACGAGTATGCAAGTCTGCTCGGCGGGACCTACTTCGAGCCGAAGGAAGCAAACCCGATGCTTGGGTTCCGCGGCGCCTCCCGTTACTACGACGAGCGCTACCGGGAGGGGTTCCGCCTCGAGTGCCGGGCGATGAAGCGGGTCAGAGAGGAGATGGGGCTTGCAAACCTGATCATCATGATCCCCTTCTGCCGCCGGGTGGAGGAGGCAAAGCGGGTCATCGAGGAACTCGGGAAGAACGGTCTCCGGCGGGGCGAAAACGGCCTTCAGGTCTACCAGATGTGCGAGATACCGAACAACGTCGTCCAGATCGATGCGTTCAGCGACTACTTCGACGGGTTCTCGATAGGCTCAAACGACCTGACCCAGCTGACGCTCGGCATCGACCGCGACTCCGCGGTCGTGGGCGGGGCCTTTGATGAACGTGACCCGGGCGTCAAGCGGATGGTCGCCATGGCAGTCGAGGGGTGCCGGCGGAACGGGCGGCACAGCGGGCTCTGCGGCGAGGCGCCGAGCACCTACCCGGAGTTCGCCGACTTCTTGGTGGAGCAGGGGATCGACTCGATATCGGTCGAGCCCGACGCGATACTGAAGATCACCCTCCGTGTGGCCGAGGTCGAGGAGCGGCTTATGGGCGCAAAGAGGATGGCCCCGCTGCCTCGGTGA
- a CDS encoding plasma-membrane proton-efflux P-type ATPase gives MERQTIGTDEARGMAVDDLYRALSSQRDGLTQAEAADRIRRFGPNELPEKEESAVLKFLRYFWGPIPWMIEAAVVISAAIGRWEDFAIILALLLINAIVGFWQEYQAGNAIAMLKRRLALEARVLRDGRWQKAAARDLVPGDIVRVRNGDIVPADIKLVEGDFLSADESALTGESMPVEKHASDIAYSGSTVKQGEMTALVVATGQATFFGRTAQLAGEAMTASHFQKAVVRIGDYLIVLAIALVAIVFVVSLVRHESILETLQFALVLIVAAIPAALPAVLSITMAVGATALAQREAIVSKLVAIEEMAGVDVLCSDKTGTITENKLTLADVAPFEGFREDDVLLAALLASREEDQDPIDIAIIESTEAQDIKERLTAYTVTGFKPFDPVVKRTEATVRSSDGRKFSVAKGAPQVILALAGGGKDLTEAIDRLSGTFAKKGYRMLGVARSDTPGAWTYAGVIGLHDPPRDDSATTIKTAADMGLDVKMVTGDHVAIAREVAREVNLKTDIATADAFIKEPDPKAAEIVEKAAGFAEVFPEHKYRIVSLLQSRGHIVGMTGDGVNDAPALKKADVGIAVAGATDAAKSAAAIVLTKPGLSVIIDAIKESRMIFQRMSHYVTYRIAETIRVLFFITLSILLFGFFPITALMIVLLALLNDIPIMTIAWDNVLYSRSPERWKMREILTLATIIGFVGVVSSFTMLAIAEGPLHLSLDVIRSLIFLKLAVAGHLTIFVARTRGPFWSVKPGPALLWSAIATKVVATLITVYGFIITPIGWPLAIFVWVYALVWAFAIMDPIKVYVYRLIDRGSIPFVR, from the coding sequence ATGGAGCGCCAGACAATCGGCACTGATGAAGCCCGGGGCATGGCCGTCGACGATCTCTACCGGGCCCTCTCATCCCAACGGGACGGCCTGACCCAAGCTGAGGCGGCGGACCGCATCCGGAGGTTCGGCCCCAACGAGCTCCCCGAGAAGGAGGAGAGCGCGGTCCTGAAATTCCTCCGCTACTTCTGGGGCCCCATCCCGTGGATGATCGAGGCGGCGGTCGTCATCTCCGCCGCCATCGGGCGCTGGGAGGACTTCGCGATCATCCTCGCCCTCCTCCTCATCAACGCCATCGTCGGTTTCTGGCAGGAGTATCAGGCAGGCAACGCCATCGCCATGCTGAAACGGCGGCTCGCGCTCGAAGCAAGGGTGCTTCGCGACGGCAGGTGGCAGAAGGCCGCCGCACGGGACCTCGTCCCCGGCGATATCGTCCGGGTCAGGAACGGGGACATCGTGCCCGCCGACATCAAACTCGTCGAGGGGGACTTCCTCTCGGCCGACGAATCCGCTCTCACCGGTGAGTCGATGCCGGTCGAGAAGCACGCATCGGACATCGCCTACTCCGGCTCCACCGTCAAACAAGGCGAGATGACCGCGCTCGTGGTGGCCACAGGGCAGGCGACCTTCTTCGGCAGGACCGCCCAACTCGCCGGGGAGGCGATGACGGCCAGCCACTTCCAGAAGGCTGTCGTCAGGATCGGCGACTACCTGATTGTGCTCGCGATCGCCCTCGTCGCTATAGTCTTCGTCGTTTCGCTGGTCAGGCATGAGAGCATCCTTGAAACCCTCCAGTTCGCGCTTGTCCTGATCGTGGCGGCGATCCCAGCTGCGCTGCCGGCCGTCCTCTCGATCACCATGGCCGTGGGAGCGACGGCGCTTGCACAGCGAGAGGCCATCGTCAGCAAACTCGTCGCCATCGAGGAGATGGCCGGGGTGGACGTCCTCTGCTCAGACAAGACAGGGACGATCACCGAGAATAAACTCACCCTCGCCGATGTCGCCCCGTTTGAGGGATTTCGGGAGGACGACGTGCTCCTCGCCGCCCTCCTCGCATCCCGGGAGGAGGACCAGGACCCCATCGACATCGCGATCATCGAGTCGACGGAGGCGCAGGACATCAAAGAACGGCTCACCGCCTATACCGTCACCGGATTTAAGCCCTTCGACCCGGTGGTGAAGCGCACCGAGGCCACAGTCCGGAGCAGTGACGGCCGGAAGTTTTCGGTCGCAAAGGGTGCGCCGCAGGTGATCCTCGCCCTCGCCGGTGGTGGGAAAGATCTTACAGAGGCGATCGATCGCCTCTCCGGAACCTTCGCCAAGAAAGGCTACCGGATGCTCGGCGTCGCAAGGAGCGATACTCCCGGCGCCTGGACCTACGCCGGCGTCATCGGGCTCCACGACCCGCCCCGCGACGACTCTGCGACGACCATCAAAACGGCGGCGGATATGGGACTCGACGTCAAGATGGTCACCGGCGACCATGTAGCGATCGCCCGCGAAGTCGCCAGGGAGGTGAACCTCAAGACCGATATCGCCACCGCCGACGCATTCATAAAGGAGCCCGACCCCAAAGCGGCGGAGATCGTCGAGAAAGCGGCCGGGTTCGCCGAGGTCTTCCCCGAACACAAATACCGCATCGTCTCACTCCTCCAGTCCCGGGGCCACATCGTCGGCATGACCGGCGACGGCGTGAACGACGCTCCCGCCCTGAAGAAGGCTGATGTCGGGATCGCGGTTGCTGGGGCCACGGACGCGGCAAAATCGGCGGCTGCGATCGTCCTCACAAAACCCGGGCTCTCGGTGATCATCGACGCGATCAAAGAGAGCCGGATGATCTTTCAGCGCATGAGCCACTATGTCACCTACCGGATCGCCGAGACAATCCGGGTCCTCTTCTTCATCACCCTCTCGATCCTGCTCTTTGGGTTCTTCCCGATAACCGCCCTGATGATCGTGCTCCTCGCCCTCTTAAACGACATCCCGATCATGACCATCGCCTGGGATAATGTCCTCTACTCCCGGTCCCCCGAGCGGTGGAAGATGCGTGAGATCCTCACGCTTGCGACAATTATCGGGTTTGTGGGCGTCGTATCCTCGTTTACCATGCTTGCCATCGCCGAAGGGCCGCTGCACCTCTCCCTAGATGTCATCCGGTCGCTCATCTTCCTCAAACTCGCGGTCGCCGGCCACCTCACCATCTTCGTCGCCCGCACCCGTGGCCCGTTCTGGTCCGTCAAACCCGGGCCGGCCCTGCTCTGGTCGGCGATCGCCACAAAAGTGGTCGCGACCCTGATCACGGTCTACGGGTTCATCATAACGCCTATCGGCTGGCCGCTTGCGATCTTCGTCTGGGTCTACGCACTGGTCTGGGCGTTTGCGATCATGGACCCGATAAAGGTCTACGTCTACCGCCTCATCGACCGCGGCAGTATACCGTTTGTCCGGTGA
- a CDS encoding transposase has product MAQGGQRPVAAAIDPHLFRAFTNFFEGRAEEPTFKAKHAPEQAFTVPQSYTVDFERGTVKLPKIGVVKVKYHRTFVDTMKSATVIRTSTGRYFLSIVVEDGRKPPKPADPISDQTVGIDLGLAHYAVLSTGEKVENPKYLRNAQTRLAVLQRRLDRKKKGSKNRNKARLKVARCHQKIAAQRRDFQHQLSSRLVRENQALAVESLNVDSMVKNHSLARAISDAGWGTFLSMLAYKCQGAGKTLLTIGVFEPSSKTCSVCGYRKADLTLKDREWTCPDCGTTHDRDLNAATNIKQFALAGAERAVEPVDSLPVGRGMKQEAPCASGG; this is encoded by the coding sequence GTGGCTCAAGGAGGTCAACGCCCAGTCGCTGCAGCAATCGATCCACACCTTTTCCGCGCGTTCACGAACTTCTTCGAGGGGCGGGCCGAAGAGCCGACCTTCAAGGCGAAGCATGCCCCCGAGCAGGCGTTCACGGTCCCACAATCCTACACCGTGGACTTCGAGCGGGGTACCGTGAAGCTCCCGAAGATCGGGGTGGTCAAGGTCAAGTACCACCGCACCTTCGTGGACACGATGAAGTCCGCGACGGTGATCCGAACTTCGACCGGTCGGTACTTCCTCAGCATCGTGGTCGAGGACGGCCGGAAGCCGCCGAAGCCCGCCGATCCGATCTCGGATCAGACGGTCGGGATCGACCTGGGGCTCGCGCACTACGCGGTTCTCTCGACGGGGGAGAAAGTAGAGAACCCTAAGTATCTCAGGAACGCTCAAACGCGGTTGGCCGTGCTCCAGCGCAGGCTCGACCGCAAGAAAAAGGGCTCGAAGAACCGGAACAAAGCCCGGCTCAAGGTTGCCCGATGTCACCAGAAGATTGCCGCTCAACGGCGGGACTTCCAGCACCAGCTCTCTTCTCGACTGGTCCGCGAAAACCAAGCACTAGCCGTGGAGTCCCTAAACGTGGACAGCATGGTGAAGAACCACTCTCTGGCCCGGGCGATCAGCGATGCCGGATGGGGAACGTTCCTTTCGATGCTGGCGTACAAGTGTCAGGGGGCGGGGAAGACCCTGCTGACGATCGGGGTCTTCGAACCGTCCTCAAAGACCTGCTCGGTCTGCGGCTACCGGAAGGCCGATCTGACGCTGAAGGACCGGGAATGGACGTGCCCGGACTGCGGGACGACCCACGACCGGGACCTGAACGCCGCGACCAATATCAAACAATTCGCACTTGCAGGCGCGGAACGCGCCGTCGAGCCTGTGGACTCGCTCCCGGTGGGGAGGGGGATGAAGCAGGAAGCCCCCTGCGCAAGCGGGGGGTAG
- a CDS encoding PAS domain S-box protein has translation MHDMKEPDPEKAVQRPISAEAPGEAASYGTWVCGPMGDVFYLADSFLDLIGMTLDEYRQFGLVSRLHPDDAGPVLADWGHCIATGERWDRRFRVLGADGEYHTVRSRGIPVGNEEGEVLLWAGVNLDADGRTELRQHPPEKTRGRRIQALSEISGVIARGEGTLQETWQRVVARMPDGFRHPERIVARIVIGRAAFTTSGNDHPARIVAEIPSGDGVAGYLEVEYQGAPPQDMKGRFRPQERDFVHAVAAMLGTAIAREETKAALRSLEKQFRLLSDQMQESVCLLEIVRDGAGEPIDYRCIDINDQAEREIGYQRSEVAGKTLFKFFPGSSPEFRVLLHHVATTGAPGHCETRCRKLGGHYNLRAYLPQPNRIVLIVNDVTVQKKAEEALRESEEKYRTLVETARDAILVHDTQTFLYANPAARDLFGAERPEDLVGLSVIDRVHPDARDEIGERMVEVCRGKIFPPRETQILRLDGSPVPIESAASPVAYHGKKMVQVVMRDITRRKRYEAALRRTGERFRRIFNQSPVGIEYYNPEGRLLHINRASLAIFGIPSRRDVMGYNLFEDPSTPTWARERFRRGDEVHYTIPVDLDLARQVGAYPTTRSGTIFIDVHASPVHDRKTGILKGILVQIVDVTDRVWMEDQRQQAFYQIEQNIEQFAVLADHIRLPLQVILGTADLIEDEEAAKKIRKQVERINGIVKQLDEGWVESREIREFLRRNELL, from the coding sequence ATGCACGATATGAAAGAACCGGATCCGGAGAAAGCCGTCCAACGTCCGATTTCAGCCGAAGCACCCGGTGAAGCGGCATCTTACGGCACCTGGGTCTGCGGGCCCATGGGTGACGTTTTCTACCTCGCCGACTCGTTCCTCGACCTCATCGGGATGACGCTCGATGAGTACCGGCAGTTCGGCTTGGTATCCCGCCTTCACCCGGACGACGCAGGCCCGGTGCTTGCCGACTGGGGGCACTGCATCGCTACCGGGGAGCGCTGGGACCGCCGGTTCCGGGTCCTCGGTGCCGACGGTGAGTACCACACCGTCAGGAGCAGAGGTATCCCCGTCGGGAACGAGGAAGGAGAGGTTCTGCTCTGGGCCGGGGTCAACCTCGATGCCGATGGCCGGACGGAACTCCGGCAGCACCCTCCGGAGAAGACGAGGGGGCGGAGGATACAGGCTCTCTCCGAGATCTCCGGGGTTATCGCACGGGGAGAGGGTACCTTGCAGGAGACATGGCAACGGGTGGTCGCCCGAATGCCCGATGGGTTCCGGCACCCGGAGCGGATAGTTGCACGGATCGTGATCGGCCGGGCAGCATTCACCACGTCCGGCAACGACCATCCCGCGAGGATCGTCGCCGAGATTCCCTCCGGCGACGGGGTCGCCGGCTACCTTGAGGTTGAGTATCAGGGAGCGCCGCCGCAGGATATGAAAGGCCGGTTCCGGCCCCAAGAGCGCGACTTCGTACACGCGGTCGCCGCGATGCTCGGGACCGCCATCGCCCGCGAAGAGACGAAAGCGGCGCTTCGATCGTTGGAGAAACAGTTCCGCCTCCTCTCCGACCAGATGCAGGAATCCGTCTGCCTACTGGAGATCGTCCGTGACGGCGCAGGAGAACCCATCGACTATCGGTGCATCGATATTAACGACCAAGCAGAGAGGGAGATCGGGTACCAGAGGAGCGAAGTCGCCGGAAAAACTCTCTTCAAGTTCTTCCCCGGTTCCTCCCCCGAGTTCCGAGTCCTGCTCCACCACGTCGCAACAACCGGAGCACCCGGACACTGCGAGACACGCTGCCGAAAACTCGGTGGGCACTACAACCTGCGGGCCTACCTGCCGCAGCCCAACCGGATAGTCCTTATCGTCAACGACGTCACCGTACAAAAGAAGGCCGAAGAAGCGTTGCGGGAGAGTGAGGAGAAGTACCGCACGCTGGTCGAGACGGCCCGGGATGCCATCCTCGTCCACGACACCCAAACGTTCCTCTATGCAAACCCCGCCGCCCGAGACCTCTTCGGGGCCGAACGGCCGGAGGACCTGGTGGGACTGAGCGTCATCGACCGGGTGCATCCCGATGCACGCGATGAGATCGGGGAGCGGATGGTGGAGGTCTGCAGGGGAAAGATCTTTCCGCCCCGCGAGACGCAGATCCTCAGGCTCGACGGAAGCCCTGTGCCCATCGAATCGGCCGCATCGCCGGTGGCCTATCACGGCAAGAAGATGGTGCAGGTCGTCATGCGCGATATCACCCGGAGGAAACGGTACGAGGCGGCGCTGCGGCGGACCGGGGAGCGGTTCAGGAGGATCTTCAACCAGTCCCCCGTCGGAATTGAGTATTACAACCCCGAAGGGAGGCTGCTTCACATCAACCGGGCAAGTCTGGCGATATTCGGGATACCAAGCAGACGCGACGTAATGGGGTACAACCTCTTCGAGGACCCGAGCACCCCCACGTGGGCCCGAGAGCGGTTCAGGCGCGGGGATGAGGTGCACTATACGATTCCCGTCGACCTGGACCTCGCTCGGCAGGTCGGGGCCTACCCGACGACCCGGTCCGGAACGATCTTCATCGACGTCCATGCAAGCCCGGTGCACGACCGCAAGACCGGGATCCTCAAGGGCATCCTGGTGCAGATCGTGGACGTCACCGACCGCGTGTGGATGGAAGACCAGCGGCAGCAGGCGTTTTACCAGATCGAGCAGAACATCGAGCAGTTCGCAGTCCTCGCGGACCATATCCGCCTGCCCCTGCAAGTGATCCTCGGCACGGCTGACCTGATCGAGGATGAGGAGGCGGCGAAGAAGATCCGGAAGCAGGTTGAGCGGATCAACGGGATCGTCAAACAACTCGACGAAGGCTGGGTCGAGTCGAGGGAGATCCGGGAGTTTTTGAGGAGAAACGAGCTCCTCTAG
- the glgP gene encoding alpha-glucan family phosphorylase, producing MAARDPVCGMPVDPAKAAYSVEARGGTYYFSSELCRDTFVEGEKIAYFSMEIGLESDIPTYSGGLGVLAGDVIRSSADLLIPMVAVTLVNRKGYVQQRLTPEGDQIDLPDEWKPKEHMRELPRRVTVQIGDASVAVRAWLYDYWSPVGGLVPVLFLDTDLPENAPGDREITDYLYGGDQEYRLKQAVVLGIGGARMLDALGIKVGKYHINESHSSLLTLELLKRPGMDEEKVQTHCIFTTHTPVAVAFETFPQDMAVRLLRGEIPQTLLDDYIGEGGLALATLAFRLSRYVNGVTTAHMNFSRRLFPGFHIRAVTNGVHPHTWTSGPFRDLYDRYISGWAQEPELLVRVDEIPHEDIRHAHQQAKQALVDYVAEKNGVDLDLRALTIGFARRAAAYKRATLIFSNLEKLREAGRQGAIQLVFAGKAHPADAVGKQEIREVHDAMRDLDGEVTAVYLENYTMDLAGLMTAGVDVWLNTPLPPYEASGTSGMKAALNGVVNFSVLDGWWIEGWIEGTTGWAIGPEPSAPVNEAERRSRELQDLYSKLEYLIIPTYYLRKDEWATIMRSSIAKIAYYFNTHRMMRRYATEAYL from the coding sequence ATGGCGGCGAGGGACCCCGTCTGCGGGATGCCGGTGGACCCGGCAAAGGCGGCGTACTCGGTGGAGGCCCGCGGCGGGACCTATTACTTCTCAAGCGAACTCTGTAGGGATACGTTCGTCGAGGGAGAGAAGATCGCCTATTTCTCCATGGAGATCGGCCTTGAAAGCGATATACCGACCTACAGCGGCGGCCTCGGGGTGCTTGCCGGGGACGTCATCCGATCGAGCGCCGACCTCCTCATCCCGATGGTCGCGGTGACGCTCGTCAATCGGAAAGGCTACGTGCAGCAGCGGTTGACTCCTGAGGGCGACCAGATCGACCTCCCGGACGAGTGGAAACCCAAGGAGCATATGCGGGAACTCCCCCGGCGGGTGACCGTGCAGATCGGGGACGCAAGCGTCGCCGTCCGGGCCTGGCTCTACGACTACTGGAGCCCTGTCGGCGGCCTCGTGCCGGTGCTCTTCCTCGATACCGACCTTCCTGAGAACGCACCCGGGGACCGGGAAATAACCGACTATCTCTACGGCGGCGATCAGGAGTACCGGCTGAAACAGGCAGTTGTGCTCGGGATCGGCGGGGCCCGGATGCTGGATGCGCTGGGTATCAAGGTCGGCAAGTACCACATCAACGAGAGCCACTCAAGCCTCCTTACCCTCGAACTCCTCAAGCGCCCGGGGATGGATGAGGAGAAGGTGCAGACGCACTGCATCTTCACCACCCACACCCCGGTGGCGGTGGCGTTCGAGACGTTCCCGCAGGATATGGCGGTTCGCCTGCTCAGGGGAGAGATCCCGCAGACCCTGCTCGACGACTATATCGGTGAGGGCGGGCTTGCGCTTGCGACCCTCGCGTTCCGCCTGAGCAGGTACGTCAACGGCGTGACGACGGCGCATATGAACTTCTCGCGGCGGCTCTTCCCGGGGTTCCACATCCGGGCGGTGACGAACGGCGTCCACCCGCATACCTGGACGTCAGGGCCGTTCCGGGACCTCTATGACCGTTACATTTCGGGCTGGGCGCAGGAGCCGGAACTGCTCGTCAGGGTCGACGAGATCCCGCACGAGGATATCAGGCACGCCCACCAGCAGGCGAAGCAGGCCCTGGTCGACTACGTCGCAGAGAAGAACGGTGTGGACCTGGACCTCCGAGCCCTCACGATCGGGTTCGCCCGGCGGGCGGCGGCCTACAAGCGGGCAACCCTGATCTTCTCGAATCTCGAAAAACTGCGGGAGGCCGGCAGACAGGGGGCGATCCAGCTCGTCTTCGCCGGAAAGGCTCATCCGGCGGATGCGGTCGGCAAGCAGGAGATCCGCGAGGTCCACGACGCCATGCGCGACCTCGACGGAGAAGTGACGGCCGTCTACCTCGAGAACTACACGATGGACCTTGCGGGCCTGATGACCGCCGGGGTGGATGTCTGGCTGAACACGCCCCTGCCGCCCTACGAGGCGAGCGGCACAAGCGGTATGAAGGCCGCCCTCAACGGCGTGGTCAACTTCAGCGTCCTCGACGGGTGGTGGATCGAAGGCTGGATCGAGGGGACAACCGGATGGGCGATCGGTCCAGAACCGAGTGCGCCGGTGAACGAGGCCGAGCGGCGGTCCCGGGAACTCCAGGACCTCTACAGTAAGCTCGAGTACCTGATCATCCCTACCTACTACCTCCGGAAGGACGAGTGGGCGACGATCATGCGGAGTTCGATCGCAAAGATTGCCTACTACTTCAACACTCACCGGATGATGCGGCGCTACGCGACGGAGGCATACTTGTGA